One stretch of Pomacea canaliculata isolate SZHN2017 linkage group LG11, ASM307304v1, whole genome shotgun sequence DNA includes these proteins:
- the LOC112575273 gene encoding DNA polymerase epsilon subunit 3-like → MAERPEDLNLPNAVVGRIIKEAIPEGVNVSKEARLAISKAASVFVLYATSCSNNFALKGKRKTISAQDVLNAMEEMEFEQFIDPLTSALEAFRKEMRGKKTAAEKKKKEKEAVNSSLEEGGTSGEKEESDEEVTYQGEENDGFIITVNDDNEEGEEVEEDVEEVEDG, encoded by the exons ATGGCTGAACGCCCAGAAGATTTGAATCTCCCCAACGCTGTTGTTGGCCGCATTATTAAGGAAGCG attCCAGAAGGCGTTAATGTATCTAAAGAAGCTCGACTTGCTATTTCAAAGGCtgccagtgtgtttgtgttgtatgCAACATCATG CTCTAACAACTTTGCTCTGAAAGGAAAGAGGAAGACTATCAGTGCACAAGATGTACTAAATGCCATGGAAGAGATGGAATTTGAGCAGTTTATTGATCCCCTTACAAGTGCTTTAGAAg CCTTTCGAAAAGAAATGCGAGGGAAGAAAACTGCagcagaaaagaagaaaaaggagaaggaaGCAGTGAATTCCTCATTGGAAGAAGGAGGCACCAGTGGtgaaaaagaagagagtgaTGAAGAAGTCACTTACCAGGGCGAAGAAAACGATGGATTTATTATCACAGTGAACGACGACAATGAAGAAGGAGAAGAGGTGGAAGAGGATGTGGAAGAGGTTGAAGATGGCTGA